One segment of Brassica napus cultivar Da-Ae chromosome C3, Da-Ae, whole genome shotgun sequence DNA contains the following:
- the LOC106373705 gene encoding thioredoxin produces MTVNDWTAFCGSDTAATELSVIDSIFKLGEISNIYKIWDSLVTESEVPVMVMFTQDGWPPCRYVRHVMDELDSKYTGRFKFYTLNVHEETGIAIRYDIFNVPTTIVFKGGDEMARVYGSNAMEVRRLVEQYV; encoded by the coding sequence ATGACTGTCAATGATTGGACTGCTTTCTGTGGTTCAGACACAGCTGCAACAGAGCTCTCTGTTATAGACAGCATCTTCAAGCTAGGGGAAATCTCTAATATATACAAGATATGGGATTCGCTTGTGACCGAGTCCGAAGTCCCGGTGATGGTTATGTTCACACAAGACGGGTGGCCCCCATGTCGATACGTGAGGCATGTAATGGATGAACTCGACTCGAAATACACTGGTCGGTTCAAATTCTACACACTCAACGTTCATGAAGAGACAGGCATCGCAATACGCTACGACATATTCAATGTCCCGACTACTATTGTCTTCAAAGGCGGAGACGAGATGGCTAGAGTATATGGATCTAATGCTATGGAAGTAAGAAGACTAGTGGAACAATACGTGTGA